The proteins below come from a single Bactrocera dorsalis isolate Fly_Bdor chromosome 5, ASM2337382v1, whole genome shotgun sequence genomic window:
- the LOC105224001 gene encoding GATOR complex protein NPRL3, producing MEVNPIAVLLVYMDSKGDRLLFRYPYENVYKDKTPLHSMPLAASAPVLNNPPLVDVAMSSSTTSLVSQVSSDTSRKRNPYAISSSDELLQTAPPPNTAPANVFGVYNSCCNTVPKGQLEGFTDEVLSTLFAVKQQLCNQKLELKVNDVRFVSHPTLIPRNEHRNSAGNTSNASNTSNTSLPLAAPTTTTSATIGTATASSLPQPKSQPQQMLINIVFALHAQASYSIVKCYYELSKRLGLALRFEEQRASYCTEETMLMARTHDELSSQQQPLERTFDAITERCTLAQALKSIYHDLCTTGLLNTTLNQYLTVSFCLPQKAHQLHKKGSMVDPEVIDRCLSSLKPYHGMLLVDYAELLDCVPPRAARMLLQLVEIYTPLMSLQMLASEADMSIEHVYKMVSHLVYWGKATIIYPLCETNVYVIAPDAPLHTKSHLVEKFSARFAGMSLFDAIAHFSLPTSIGHLTTPLQQSARQGMLAQMVVWMLQHHLLMQLHTYVQFMPSDLDDFYGGVSTMNVAGSDYSACSDGVNEHKSSLMDLQEGTTTHSSIGVGATGELLISPLSRSMNVSDDELNAGSLLSCASQPLPVPHTSHRSITEDRYSGGCSTASDNIVAQPSSSHKSNYSMTASISTENCDSIASIEDEERIKELLSVFNDADRAAIRRIPASTNIDDLSLLVKLYQAGYFKSEHHLEEIMYFQSLRPAELLQLLDKFRDVLIIYETEDPAIASMYNNK from the exons GAGCAGTTCAACGACATCGCTGGTGTCACAAGTTTCTTCCGATACCAGTAGAAAACGCAATCCATACGCCATTAGTAGCAGCGATGAACTATTGCAAACGGCGCCACCACCAAATACTGCACCTGCTAATGTGTTTGGTGTTTACAATAGTTGCTGCAATACAGTGCCCAAAGGTCAATTGGAAGGCTTTACCGATGAAGTGCTCTCAACGCTATTTGCGGTAAAACAGCAATTGTGCAATCAaaaactagaattaaaagtGAATGATGTGCGTTTCGTGTCACATCCAACATTAATACCGCGCAATGAACATCGCAACAGTGCGGGCAATACAAGTAATGCCTCAAATACCTCCAACACATCTTTACCACTTGCAGCGCCAACGACGACTACAAGCGCTACTATCGGTACTGCAACAGCATCATCATTGCCACAGCCAAAGTCTCAACCACAACAAATGCTTATAAATATTGTGTTCGCCTTGCATGCGCAGGCCAGTTATTCCATAGTGAAATGCTATTACGAACTAAGCAAGCGACTCGGTTTAGCGCTACGTTTCGAAGAACAACGTGCCAGTTACTGCACCGAGGAGACAATGCTTATGGCACGAACACATGATGAACTCTCCTCACAGCAGCAACCTTTGGAGCGCACATTTGACGCCATCACGGAACGTTGTACTTTGGCGCAAGCGCTCAAATCAATCTATCATGATCTATGCACTACCGGCTTACTGAATACAACGTTAAATCAATACTTAACAGTAAGTTTTTGTTTGCCGCAAAAAGCGCATCAGCTGCACAAAAAAGGTAGCATGGTAGATCCTGAGGTTATAGATCGTTGTTTGAGTTCGTTAAAACCCTACCACGGCATGTTGCTAGTGGACTATGCAGAACTGCTCGACTGTGTGCCACCGCGTGCTGCGCGCATGCTGCTACAACTTGTAGAGATCTACACACCGCTAATGAGTTTACAAATGCTTGCCTCTGAAGCGGACATGAGTATTGAGCATGTTTACAAAATGGTTTCACATTTGGTTTATTGGGGTAAAGCCACCATTATCTATCCGCTTTGCGAAACAAATGTTTATGTTATTGCGCCCGATGCGCCACTACATACAAAATCGCATTTGGTCGAGAAATTCTCAGCGCGTTTTGCTGGCATGTCACTCTTCGATGCTATCGCACACTTTTCGTTGCCTACATCCATTGGTCACCTCACCACACCACTGCAGCAGTCTGCGCGTCAGGGTATGCTCGCACAAATGGTGGTCTGGATGTTGCAACATCACTTACTAATGcagctgcatacatatgtacaatttatGCCGAGTGACTTAGACGATTTCTATGGCGGCGTGAGTACTATGAACGTGGCGGGCAGCGATTATTCGGCCTGTAGTGATGGCGTTAATGAACACAAGTCATCGCTAATGGATTTACAAGAGGGCACCACCACGCACAGTTCAATTGGTGTGGGCGCTACGGGTGAACTGTTGATATCACCATTGAGTCGTAGCATGAATGTGAGCGACGACGAGCT CAATGCCGGCTCCTTGCTCTCCTGCGCCAGCCAACCACTGCCAGTGCCGCATACTAGTCATCGCTCGATTACCGAAGATCGCTACTCGGGCGGCTGTTCAACAGCATCCGATAATATTGTCGCACAACCATCCTCTAGTCACAAGTCAAATTATAG CATGACTGCCTCCATAAGCACAGAGAATTGTGACAGTATTGCCTCCATCGAAGATGAGGAACGCATTAAAGAGCTACTATCGGTTTTCAATGATGCCGATCGTGCAGCCATACGTCGTATACCCGCCTCAACGAACATCGATGATCTCTCGTTGCTGGTGAAACTCTATCAGGCGGGTTATTTTAAGAGTGAACATCACCTCGAAGAGATTATGTACTTTCAAAGCTTACGTCCAGCTGAACTTTTACAGTTATTGGATAAATTTCGTGATGTGCTAATCATATATGAGACTGAGGACCCTGCCATTGCATCAATGTACAATAATAAGTGa